Proteins found in one Microbacterium sp. LWS13-1.2 genomic segment:
- the ahcY gene encoding adenosylhomocysteinase — MPTSTPVATPADSTATKAREGFEYEVADLSLAEAGRHQLRLAENEMPGLMALREEFGSTQPLKNARIAGSLHMTVQTAVLIETLVALGAQVRWASCNIFSTQDEAAAAVVVGPSGTVDAPAGVPVFAWKGETLEEYWRLADRIFDWSAEGFDGPNMILDDGGDATLLVHKGVEFEKAGAVPDAAADDSAEYRIILDTLRASLTRDPQRFTRMAEDLLGVTEETTTGVHRLYELAAAGDLLFPAINVNDSVTKSKFDNKYGIRHSLPDGINRATDVLMGGKVAFVCGYGDVGKGAAEALRGQGARVIVSEVDPICALQAAMDGYQVARLADVAGQVDILITGTGNKDVVTTEDLLKLKHLAIVGNVGHFDNEIDMAGLEALPEVEKIEIKPQVHEWRLPNRRSVLVLSEGRLLNLGNATGHPSFVMSASFTNQVLAQIELFTKRNEYPTAVYTLPKHLDEKVARLHLDALGVQLTTLSDQQAAYIGVPVEGPYKLDHYRY; from the coding sequence ATGCCGACCTCCACGCCTGTCGCCACGCCTGCCGACTCCACGGCCACCAAGGCCCGCGAGGGCTTCGAGTACGAGGTCGCCGACCTCTCGCTGGCCGAAGCGGGCCGCCATCAGCTGCGTCTCGCCGAGAACGAGATGCCGGGCCTCATGGCGCTGCGTGAGGAGTTCGGCTCGACGCAGCCGCTGAAGAACGCGCGCATCGCGGGCTCGCTGCACATGACGGTGCAGACCGCGGTGCTCATCGAGACGCTCGTCGCGCTGGGCGCGCAGGTGCGCTGGGCGAGCTGCAACATCTTCTCCACGCAGGACGAAGCCGCCGCGGCCGTCGTCGTCGGTCCGAGCGGCACGGTCGACGCCCCGGCGGGCGTCCCGGTCTTCGCGTGGAAGGGCGAGACGCTCGAGGAGTACTGGCGCCTCGCCGACCGCATCTTCGACTGGTCGGCCGAGGGCTTCGACGGCCCGAACATGATCCTCGACGACGGCGGTGACGCGACGCTCCTCGTGCACAAGGGCGTCGAGTTCGAGAAGGCAGGAGCGGTTCCGGATGCCGCGGCCGACGACTCCGCCGAGTACCGGATCATCCTCGACACGCTGCGCGCCAGCCTCACGCGCGACCCGCAGCGCTTCACGCGGATGGCCGAGGACCTGCTCGGCGTCACCGAGGAGACGACCACGGGCGTCCACCGGCTGTACGAGCTGGCGGCGGCAGGCGACCTGCTCTTCCCGGCCATCAACGTCAACGACTCGGTCACGAAGTCGAAGTTCGACAACAAGTACGGCATCCGTCATTCGCTGCCGGACGGCATCAACCGCGCGACCGACGTGCTGATGGGCGGCAAGGTCGCCTTCGTCTGCGGCTACGGCGACGTCGGCAAGGGCGCCGCTGAGGCCCTGCGCGGTCAGGGCGCCCGCGTCATCGTCAGCGAGGTCGACCCGATCTGCGCGCTGCAGGCAGCGATGGACGGCTACCAGGTCGCGCGCCTCGCCGACGTCGCCGGTCAGGTCGACATCCTGATCACGGGCACCGGCAACAAGGACGTCGTCACCACCGAGGACCTCCTCAAGCTCAAGCACCTGGCGATCGTCGGCAACGTCGGGCACTTCGACAACGAGATCGACATGGCGGGCCTCGAGGCGCTGCCCGAGGTCGAGAAGATCGAGATCAAGCCGCAGGTGCACGAATGGCGGCTTCCGAACCGGCGCAGCGTGCTCGTGCTGAGCGAGGGCCGGCTGCTGAATCTGGGCAATGCCACCGGGCATCCGTCGTTCGTCATGAGCGCATCGTTCACGAACCAGGTGCTCGCGCAGATCGAGCTGTTCACGAAGCGCAACGAGTACCCGACCGCCGTGTACACGCTGCCCAAGCACCTCGACGAGAAGGTCGCGCGCCTGCACCTCGACGCGCTGGGCGTGCAGCTCACGACCCTCAGCGACCAGCAGGCCGCCTACATCGGCGTGCCGGTCGAGGGCCCCTACAAGCTGGACCACTACCGCTACTGA